The stretch of DNA TTACTGAGTGCCAAAAAGCTTTGAGCTTCCTTGCAcaaaatttacataatttttgcATATCTCACATCAGTCCAGCTAGTCCCCTTCCCCTGGGACCTCTCCATTAAAACACAGCCACAGAGCTTATTtcatcatttacatttattttcagttattgcAACCAAGTTAATTCTGTTTGAAGAAGTGTAGACAAATTTTACAAAGAAGGTAGTTTAAGCGATCTAGCTAAAAGCAAAGCtaattttatggggcgcctgggtggctcagtggtttaagcctctgccttcggctcaggtcatgatctcagggtcctgggatcgagccccacatcgggctctctgctcagcggggagcctgcttccccctctctctctctgcctgccttctgctacttgtgatctctgtctatcaaataaataaataaaaatctttaaaagcaaagctAATTTTAAATGAGTCCAAGCAGAGTTAAagcaaataacattaaaaataagaaaaaagggtCAGGTAGTGCTCAGAaggcaaagaacaaaaaattgaATTGAATGCTACATGGGGTGACTAGGCTGTCAAGTCAGTGGTAAGCCATTTCCAGGTACTTCAGTGTCCGATCACTTCCCATGGATTGGTCAACTCCTGTGGCCAGCCATCCTTGTCATTGAATGTGGTATATCTAACTATTGACTTTACAGTTTCATTTGGTCACTTGAGAAATAGTTCCTTCAATGACTATTttggagggggggaaaaaagcaggtttaaagaaaataaaacctaatttTAAACATATTCTAATAAGATATAAtctgaaaattatgttttaactttttatcatATTCTCAGTAtacaaaatcatttattttgaagatttttagaCTGCTGTTAATTTGAAATCTGTTAATTATATTGTagaatttggtttttaaaaaagatgtttttaattggattttttaaagaagaatggaATTTGGTCACTATTTTATGATAGAACCTAAGCTTTTTGTGGTTCTTAGTGTCCTCTGTAAAACTCACTGTCAAAGTAATCAACTTTGAGGTTTTCCCTTCTAATCTGCTTTATATTAGGAAATGGGAACCTGGTGAATATACAAtgaattgtaaaatattttaatgtgtaaTTTTTTCAACTGTGAAACTATGAATATTGGTTTTTTTGATGAAAACAGCTGCTGACAAAGTATTTTGTGTAAAGTGTAGTTCTTATTAATCAGGAAAATAATCAATGACTTGATTAGAATGTATATACCctcttggattttattttcaatgGATTGGTGATTTTCATATAGGTAAAACACAGTCCATCTGTATTCTTTTTCCATCAAAAATTGAATGATTTAGCATTATAAAAAAAGTATGAGCAGcctatctatttttaaaagaaccatgGAAATTTCACAGCACATAAACTTGGATTTGtttcttaatgatttttgtaAATCCACCTAATTCATATTCTGATCAGTAGCCCATGCTtgccaattctttgaaaaaatttgatTTCCAGCATTATTTTAAAAGCGAGCGGTTAACTTTTTCTGAATgttttaactttcttttgtttctgtgtctGCACAAACCGCAGACCTGGGCTGGACCCATACACTCAGAATCCACcttaaaaaatcaatttgatgTCCAAGACATcactaaaatatttcagtttaaaGACTATATGTGGTGTTAATGGATTTTGGTGCTTCTgctatttaaaaacaactttCATACTTCGGATGTTTCTGAGAAGAGGGGAATGTTGAAGGAGAGGGTGGAACAGGGAGGAGTTATTTGAATGAATCACATTCTTCGTATCCATCCTGCTCAGAAGAGGCACTTCTAAGGGAAGCAGATGGAGCCTTCTAAGAGAAGGCAGAAAGTTGTGAGTATATTTGCATACCATGAGGGAACTAACTCTTCATCAAGGATGATTGTGAAGGCGGACCCATAAACTGACTGACGGGATCTTGAAATAACAATTCTTGGTGACAGAGTAATACAGCTgggctgttttttaaaatacaaacccaaaccatttttagtttttaattattaaattaaaattataagtgTATATTATGTGCCGTGGCCTgggaagcttttttttcttttctttcaaaagttaCTTTCACTTTCTGAAAAGATCATGGGGTTTAGCTCAAGATAACTATGGTCCTGAAGAAATTGGTTTGGTAACTACCTCAGAGagttaataagaaaaaagtaataataataaatgagtcACAATTCAATACTTCAGGCTCTGATGTTAGAGAAATTTCCAGAGCACTATAGTTTAGATTTATAAAAAGTCAAGAGTTGGCATGCCATATTTGTAATGGCATTGGAGACTTGGGAAAAACTTGGGTTAAAATGTAATCATTGCTCCAGCCATGGAAAAGACTATAGCACCAGGAAGCTTATGGTACTGGATTCTTGAATTTGGCATTCAAAATTAGTTgtattctcttttcttattattaGTGAAATTGGTGTGTGTATATTTGCACACATTTCTACTTGTGTACACACTGCTTGCTAGCCCTAGTCAAGAGGCATCTTTTATAAAAGGTGTAAACATCAGGTTCTAAAGTTCAGAAGTGTTTAGAATCTATTAGGAGTTTCCCAAGTTGGGATGTTAGTTTTCAAATAAGCTTACTTCGTCCAAGTATTCCACTGATAAAAGTTTCACACTTCCTTTTAATTCATGAAGCGCCATTCCTTTTCCTTAGTTTTAGACATTGTTAATATTACAGCCATGCTAGTTAGCATAAAGTGACAGTTATGAGCCATAAGGAAATTTTCTGACTTAATTTTTACACAACTACATACGAGTTTTagtgggcgggtgggggggtTTGGAGGGGTGGGAATCAGTCTGTTGTACGTTTAGGTAGTTTAGGTAACTGATTTTCACTACCAACAGTAGACTAACAGTAGACACCATTCTTCACGTTGGTAAGTATGGAAaggtttttttaatgcattttgtaAGCCAATTAAGTCTATAAATCTATCTGAAACCTTATTTAAGCTGTCACTACAATAATTTTGTGGTTATGCTAAGAGCCATGTATATTTTTAGGTGATTCTTATTTTTGTTCCTCCTTTTAGGTAAACAAGGAGGCAGAAAAgtttcattgttttatattttcttgaagTATCTTTAATAAGACTAAACTTCTTCATTCTAGTATGAATTTCCAAATGTAGTCATCATGATCTACCAATTTCATAAGAAAAAGCCCCTtatcagttttaatttttgttctaaaGAGTGGTTGGAGAGCTTGAACTTCATGTGGTTTCTAGAAATGTTTTTGGCTATGGAACCTAAGTTTCAAATACAATTAATAGTTTCAATGTGACTTAGTCCTTGGGCTTAATTGGgttgaataaaatctaaatatatcCTTTTGGAACAGAGCACTTTAATATTTTGGGGAATGTGGCACTACCAAAAAAAGACTACTAATACATCAAATGTTGACTTTGTTCCGGGAGAAGCCCCCACCACCCTTTTTTTGCCCCTTTTATTGTACCAAATCTATTTCTCTATATTTTGTCATTCAGTGAATTGAAGTCCTATGGTATAATGCATTCATTAGgagaagaatgtttttaaatgttcttttaatgATGGCCCaaaaaggatttgacacagcAAGATGCATGTGTTACTGTACTGAGAATATAGAATAATAGTGTCACTAAATTTAAGACCTCTTCCCAGTCTTGCTGTTCCTAGCAAGAAGTTTGGCCTGTGACTGCACTTACTGTTTGTGCTCATCAGAAACTGTCAATGTCTGCTTTTCTTTTAACTTTGCAGTCTGTAACATCAcgctgtttattaaaaaaaaagaaaagaaaaaatgacttgTGTCCAAACAATCCTTAGTGTACTATGtactttaaacaacaacaacaaaaactgtgataattatattttgccttttttttttgaatacttAAAAGCAGACCGGTGTTCCTAATACTCAAAATTTAGCTGAACTTGAGTTCTTACCAATAATGACTAAGAATAGTTGATTGAAAACCTGAAACTATTATGTCTTAAAAGGCAACTTTTCTTCCCCAGTAAATGGATGAATATTGAGAGACATATGTGTTTGAATATTAACTACTTTTACGCATAAGGCATTATGTTTTTCAagcagaaatatatgtatatacctacaCATATGAATGTGTTTGTACATgcagacagattttttttcaaatcagttAGAGACCAGAACCTAAAAAGTGAGGTTAGGTTGGAAGCAAACTGGTTTTGCTTTCAGTTATCATAAACTTTGCAAAGGGGAAGTCTGGGTTTTCCTTGGACTAGTAATACATGTGGGCATTGATACTTTGTACTTCTAAGCAATTAACAACAAGTAATTGCTTAAATTTTCATTGCCAAATGGTTTGCATGACTTTGAATTAACATTGTTCTAAATTGACTTTGTTCTCCAAGCATAATGTCTCTCTTTCCTGAGATGAGATCAGGAGATGAACCAAGTAGCTGCACTCTGTGAGTGGAAAACTGTAGTAATTGAAACACTTCAGGTTTCACACTTCCACTTTTTAGGTTTTAAATCAGTGGTTTTGAACTTGTTaggagaaaaatcccaagaattgCATGTTGTTAGATGCATGTCAAACTAACTAAGAAATAACTAGAGAGGTGCCCTTAAGAAATCTATAGACTCAATTTGCAAAACGATTTAAAATATGTGTGCATACATCTATTTTATTTCAGGAAAGTCTGGTATACAAAATAATTTACCACAACCTCTTAAACGGCATGTTCTGgaccttaaatatatattacatttagcCAAGAGAAGGTGGGAAGGAATCTTCTCCTACAGTTCCCTACATTAGCCCCTACAACCAGCTGACCAATGAAAGGTACCAAGGCTGactcaattttactttttaataagatttatatatattttaggtgtacaatatgattTGGAATTTATGTATAGCGAATAATTATAATCAAGCTAATCAATGTATCATCTCACATAGTTACCTTATGTATCTGTGTGATGAGAACACCTGaaatctactttcttagcaaattCCAGTATTCAAGACAGTATTACTATCGTCTTCATGCTCTACATGAGATCTCTAGACTTAATTCATCTGATAAGAAAGTTTGTACACTTTAATTAACATCTCAACATTTCCCCCACTCCCAATAATCACCATCCTACTCTACGTATCCTACTCTGCCTCTGTGTATTTGAcatttttggattccacatataagtgaaatgcaggggttttttttccctttgtgtgtatggcttattttacttagcataatgccctctgggtttatccatgtcattgcaaatggtagggTCTCCTTTTTtaagtctgaataatattccactgtgtgtagaTATACACCTCATGtatatgtgttttctctctgtgtgtgtgtaggatCACAATttattcctctgttgatggacagtggtggttccatatcttggctactgtcaGTAATGCTCCACTGAACTGGGGAGTGCAGATTGTCTCTTGGAGGTACTgagttcatttcctttgggtatatatccGAAGAGGGATAAGGCTGGCTAAACATTGAAacttagaaaacaattttttttttaatctactaatGTTTTTGAGCACTTTTACTAGATGCCAGAAGTTGAGCGAGGTATTTTATACACTCTGCCTTGTTTATTCCTTAACCCTATAAAGGAAGAGATTGTCCTCATTTTATAAGTGAGAAGAGAGAGGCTTGAACATTCATTGCAGTTGAGCAGAATTGCCCAAGGATACATATCTGAAAAGCTGTAATGATGGCCTACGAATTCACATAAAATCCTCTGAGACATGTGTTTTTTCTACCGTTCCAcactagaaagaagagaaagcaccAAAATTGTTCATTGCTTGTGAAGCCAATATTTCCCCCCAACCACaggatttctatttatttttttaaatttttttattttttgtgaagtCAATATTGCTCTAATTATCTAATTGAATTCATATGAAAAAGCATAATATTGACTTAGAGgcaaattttctgttttaattacaTCTGCATATAAAAGTTGCTTCAAAAGTCTCATTATATTGTCCATGATATATGACTTTTTACTAAAATTTAAAGATACTTTAAGGCACGATGGTTTTCAGAACAAACTCTTTTCAACTCATATTCAGCTTACTCTGGAAAGCACTTGTTGGGAGAGCCCTGTGACATTCATTAGTTAGTAACCACAGTTGAGTCATTAATTAAAGCTCAGACATTTGCTGACTAACCATGGGGGACCCATCTACAGTATGCATCATCTGACATGAATGTTCAATTCCATCTAGTAAAGCCTCTCCCTGCACATTTCTGGCCgtctctcccactcccaccagAATGGACACAGAGAATAAAATGAGCTTATGGAAAGCATAATTAACTAGAAAAATGTGGCTGAAAGCAAAATTACATGGTACATGGCAAGGTTAAGTATGAATAGCTCCAAACTTAGTGGTTTTGCTAGGCAGCAGTTTTCCTCCTTTATCATGAATGGGGAGGTAGAATGGTAGCCCACATTTTTTTGAAATTACCAGATTATTCTCTTCCTAACTTGATTGTGAATGACTTGATTTtcactaagatttttttattttttgagaaatattttgagGTGAACTGTGTTGCCAACAAAGAGACTGGCCATTCAGTGGTCAGCAGGTAGATGCCCTCATCGTGTACTCCGCACCAGCGGGTTCCACGAGAGCCAAAATTAGGTCAAGCACAACTACCTGAAGCCTGTGTTGCCATGAGGGAACAAAAGTACTGCCTTGGCTCATGCGGAATATGTGGGGTAGAGGAAAAGACGGTGAGTTTGTGGTTATTTATAGAACAGATGGACTACATAATgcggctttttaaaaatgtttcttcctgTGTGAAGTATCATAACTTAATCTGAATGGTTAGTCTCCAAGCAGGTATCATTAGGTCCTCAGGCGCAAAAAATGCCAAGCATCCAAAGGCCAAGACCTTAATGTGGCCACCATTGTAAGATTTCTCGGCTTCTTTCTGGGCTCCTCCCCATGCTCCACAGTTTTAGTCGGTGCTGTTCCATATAAGGTACTTTGCCACCTACCTCATCTCTGTGTGGGGGGCTATATTTTTCACACAATAGGGACAGGTACTGTGTTAATCTCACCATGCCAACAATCAGGGCACCACCTAGCAGAGTCAGCGTCGGCCAGAATAAACAGTGGAAGATAACCATTTGGTCGTATTTTTTTATGAGAATGACATCTTCAGATCGGCTGTCTGGACTGTAGAAGCATGAAAAAGGGGTCCCATTTTTGTGATCGAAGAATTCCTTTATGTCCAGAGCACTGTTGAGCAAATCATTCCTGTCTCGGTGGCACTTGGGTGTGTAAAAGCACTAGGAGTATGAAGGAGGAAGAAACATGAGGACACTGTCCCCGAAACCAAGCATTTAAGCAACAGTTTTAATTCTGAAAAGGCTTCAAACCGAAGCTATTCATGGAGAGTTTCGATCTCAGAAGGTGATGAAACCTGTTGCAGAGCCCATGGGGAAGGGTGGACAGGAGGGCACAGAGTGAAATGGCCATTTCCAGGCACTAGGCAGAAATGGGGGAAGGGATTCTTAGAATATAGACATTGCAGAAGAGGCAGTGACCAGCATCGTAAGGACCATGCTCTCTCCACATACAGGCAGTTGGTCTTTGTCCACTCAAAAAATATCTGTTGAGCTCACTGTGTGCTTTCAACCTATGAACGCCTCTAGCCTAGTTGTCTTAATTTCCCATAGAAAGTCTTTCCTAAGGGATAGCGTGTTGAGGCTTCTGCCCTAGGCCCACAAAGCCTTCCTACATAGGCTTTGGTTCACGGAGGGCAGAACCAGTGAAGGGATCTGTCagctggtgatttttttttttttttttcaaaaatcttgagattttttttagcATCCTCAGTAGGCACTCATGGCACTCTGTGTGCTTAAGGCCTACAGAAATGTTTGAGACCTTAAAAATTACTGCATCCGAAACAGAAATCATCAGATGGATTAGCCCCCAAGTAAAGACAACAAAGTATAGCATGTTAACCAATCTAATACAAGCTAACTTTTTCATAGTTAGGTATAAATAAACACTATAAACATATGAACCAATTTAGTAACctattaaaatcaaaattataataatcctttaaatttatttgataagaAAAATTGTTTACTTGATTTAAGATGTGTTGTGagtatattttcacattttttatatgATGGGGAGTAGGACTTCCAAAAGTAAAACTGCCCACAATTGACTCTCTTCACTGGCTCAGCTGGAAAATTCTAGACACCAGTTCGCAAAATTGGAATAATTCCTTTCCATTCTATATACCCCATTTTTTCCTCCAAGAATGCTTTTAGCTTCCTTTATCCTGTAAAGGCATTCACTGGAGGGAAAGAGCTTTATCCCTAGAGATGGTCTGGGGTACTGCACTCTGCTGGGGACAGTCTGGCACAGAAAGGAGGACTATAATTAGAACTCCTTCATTACATGAACTTTACATTACCTTGGAATTTATCTGGACAGCCTCTTCGTTATAATGTAGGAGAGCTTTCTGACCTGAATGGGTGAGGTTCACAAACACCTGAAGACATGGGTACTTGCCCTGCCCTCGGCAGTCCACACCACAGGTGAAAGCACAGTCCATCCAGTCATCCATGATATGAGCGTGGATGATAGTACAGTTTGATTCTTCTCTCTGAGTGCTTCAAttggaaaaagataaagaatcttCACCCTCTacaatttagttttttatttctctctttctttatttaagagagaaagcaagcggaggaagggaggggcagagagagagggagagagagaatctcaagctgactccacacccagcatggaacccaatgcagggcttgatctcatgaccctgagatcatcacctgagccaatatcaagagtcaatgctcaaccaactgagcctcccgggTGCCCCAGTTTTATATTTCTAATGTGATAGCCCAAAGCATTTGTATATTTAAAGGTAATGTAGAACCATTACAGAAGGTACATAGTGGTTAGGAACACTGAGTGGAGAACATTGAGAAAGGGGATAAACAGCAAACTGGTAAGTTTCATCTCAATTATGACCCTCTTGGTGTATTTCTAACTACACCAACCCTTTGATCAATGGtttttaaactttagaatcaACTGAGCAAGTGTGTTAGAGTGAAGAATTTGTGGATTCTATGGCTTCACTCCTCGAGATTTGTATTCAGTTGATCTGAGTTGAAGCCCAAAAATCTATATTTAGCCATACTTAAGATGCAGGTATTTGGCAAACCATGCTTTGACAAATACTACTGTAACCACATAGTCAGAAATCTTATCCTCTCTCATGCATTGTCATCTCAAAATGTACCCATTTTCCTGTCTTACGGAAATGTGCCTTTGGATGGAGTCCAACCACAGTCAATGTGGCCCTGGGTCAATATAGCCTGGTAACAAGGTACATTTCCACGGTCTCTGTCTACTTCCAATGAGCAAACAAATCATAGAAGGAATATCTCATTCGAAAACTTACTGTTTTGCTATCAGTAAGTTCCTTGAGGTCAGGAGGTACATCCTGTTCTTTATGTTCCTCAAAGCAAGACGTGCCATGCCTCTCACATAGCAGAGGCTCAGTAAGTGTTACCGTGAGTTAAATTTTACTTGGAAAATGTTCCTTTGAGAATTTTCTCATGTACTACACACACAGAATGTTCTAGGTGCTATGAGAAGTGGTAGGCAAAACTCCTGCCCATGAAGATTTTGTGGTGGTGTTGAAAAGACAGATATGTATGAAATGATTAGAGGATAAGTTTTAGATAAAGTAAATGAGGGTCAGAGGAAATGCTTGATTGAATGTACAGGACCAGCTCCTCATGCACCCTCCCACGTGTAGGCGGGTCCCTGTGTTTATTTCCTGGCAACTTAAACACAAGAAGTAAGATAAGCAAATTCTAAAGTCAATGTTTGAAATGCCTCATTGAAACTAGGGTAACACTACACTTCCATTGAGATCTTTGGTCATGAGTAAGCATTGTCTTTAATAAACTTGGGAGACGGTGCCATTCAAAATAATCTTGAGGCAAGgacataaaaaacaaacactggATGGAGgctaagaagaataaaatttgagGCAAGTGAAAATGCAAATATGGAAAATAAGGTTCTTTCCACAGGTTTAACACTAGCCTTCTTTCTCACAAAATTAAATTCTGTACTTATTTAGACCAAGAACCTTAAAATCATACTTTAGAGGCCTCTATTTGTCTCTGTTAGAGCTAAGCTCTCCGAATTTCCATGCACAAGGACCAGGCCAGGCCTCTCCAGAAGaaccacagatatatttagagcTGAAAACATGAGCATGCTCTTTTGATAATActgtgtgtctatgtgtctaCAAGTAGGCAAAGTCCATCATTTGGTTGAAAGATGAGAGTCTAAGGGAGTGGGGACAGGTACAAGCTACTCAGGCCATCTTCCCTGAAGCAAAACCAGTCTCTGAGGTAGCACAAGATCACAAGGCAAGTGACAGAGGAGAACATACCACTTTTAAGCATTCATGTAACTACTTTAAGCAAACAATTTCTATAAATGcttagaaaagtaaaatttaaatatgagcAACAGTTTGGTGTCAGGTTGCAGAAGGTATCCTTGAAACTTCTCCCAaattatcacatttaaaaaataatctgaccTGGACTTTCATACAAGTGCAcaaacatgtgcacacacacaccatttattcagcttacataaatatgtataatgtAGCTAGCTAGATaggtagatatagatacagatagagataTAGATACAGGAGTaataggaaaagggagagagaagagagtaagGATACAATCCTGTATCCTGCATACCATAAGATCCCCTACAGTTATGAGAACTGGGCCACAAATTTGACTCTGAGCTTCCTAGCAGCCAAAGCAATGAAGGAAATACAAATGCATATAAGATTCCTGGAGTCCACTGAATAAAAGCTGGTTGATCAGAAGCAGAACATATTCTCCTGGTGCTAATATTAGAGTGGAAATTCTGGGCACTTCTAATTGTAGCACTGTGTGCTGTAGCGAGGGAGACCTCCACATTATTGTCCTAATAATGTAACTTAGGAATGGCAAGAGATGAATCTGATAAATAACAAAAGCAGGCCACCTACTTCTTGCCCTATGACCCTTTTTCCCCACTGATCTCTTaggcctccctctccccattctcCCAAACTTCTGTAACTCTTTGGCTAACCAAAGGGAAAGTGTCCCTTGCTTTTCCCCCACCCTGTACTGCCCTCCCTCAAAGTACCCCCATGTTGTGTATGCCATCTTCCAAAATTAAA from Neovison vison isolate M4711 chromosome 6, ASM_NN_V1, whole genome shotgun sequence encodes:
- the KCNMB3 gene encoding calcium-activated potassium channel subunit beta-3 isoform X1, which gives rise to MRQLHPSNPLRGYDSGERSPFCQPPAVMQPFSIPVQITLQGGRRRQGRTAFSASGRNRNIDHNDGDLPDVHKKLPSSAGEDRAVLLGFAMMGFSVLMFFLFGITILKPFLLSTQREESNCTIIHAHIMDDWMDCAFTCGVDCRGQGKYPCLQVFVNLTHSGQKALLHYNEEAVQINSKCFYTPKCHRDRNDLLNSALDIKEFFDHKNGTPFSCFYSPDSRSEDVILIKKYDQMVIFHCLFWPTLTLLGGALIVGMVRLTQYLSLLCEKYSPPHRDEVGGKVPYMEQHRLKLWSMGRSPERSREILQWWPH